One genomic region from Stutzerimonas decontaminans encodes:
- a CDS encoding endonuclease/exonuclease/phosphatase family protein, translating into MTLDKDHPIESADLDAHMATAVNSIRILTVNTHKGFTALNRRFILPELREAVRSVSADMVFLQEVLGTHDKHALRFHNWPATPQYEFLADSIWTDFAYGRNAVYPDGDHGNALLSKFPIIRYENLDISIAGPERRGLLHSVLQVPGHDEFHAICVHLGLREAHRQKQLDLLCNLLDSLPEGAPVVVAGDFNDWRLKATQKLDRCAGLHEAFAVAHGQVAKTFPARWPMLRLDRIYVRNASTHRAQILGNKPWTHLSDHLPLAVEIHI; encoded by the coding sequence TTGACTCTGGATAAAGACCATCCCATCGAAAGCGCCGACCTGGACGCCCACATGGCGACCGCGGTCAATTCGATCCGCATTCTCACGGTCAACACCCACAAGGGCTTCACCGCGCTAAACCGTCGCTTCATCCTCCCCGAACTACGCGAAGCGGTACGCAGCGTCTCGGCAGACATGGTGTTTCTGCAGGAGGTGCTGGGCACCCACGACAAGCACGCCCTGCGTTTTCATAACTGGCCGGCCACGCCGCAGTATGAATTTCTCGCCGACAGCATCTGGACCGACTTCGCCTACGGGCGCAATGCGGTCTACCCCGACGGCGACCACGGCAACGCCCTGCTCTCCAAGTTTCCGATCATCCGCTACGAGAACCTCGACATTTCCATCGCCGGCCCTGAACGCCGCGGGCTTCTGCACAGCGTTCTGCAGGTTCCCGGGCATGACGAGTTCCACGCGATCTGCGTACACCTGGGCCTGCGCGAAGCGCATCGGCAAAAGCAGCTGGACCTGCTCTGCAACCTGCTCGATTCGCTACCCGAAGGGGCACCGGTGGTGGTGGCTGGCGACTTCAATGACTGGCGGCTCAAGGCCACGCAAAAGCTCGATCGCTGCGCCGGCCTGCATGAAGCCTTTGCGGTCGCCCATGGCCAGGTCGCCAAGACCTTCCCGGCCCGCTGGCCGATGCTACGACTGGACCGCATCTATGTGCGTAATGCCAGCACCCACCGTGCGCAAATACTTGGTAACAAACCCTGGACGCACTTGTCCGATCATCTGCCCCTAGCGGTGGAGATACATATATGA
- a CDS encoding DUF72 domain-containing protein — protein sequence MANIHIGISGWRYAPWRGDFYPKGLTQKKELQFASRAVSSIEINGSFYALQTPERYTDWYADTPKGFVFSIKGPRYITHVRRLREVEKPIANFFASGIFQLKEKLGPILWQFPPSFKFDPELFESFLRQLPHDTEAALEVAKGCEPRMEGRSYLSIDRKRRLRHAVEIRNASFVDPAFIDLLRKYKVALVVADTAGKWPHHEDLTSDFVYIRLHGAEELYTSGYTDAALDDWSQRIQRWSEGSQPDDARLISASKLRPRQSREVYCYFDNDVKVRAPYDARQLLSRLGLDKHLQATPGQLEGALV from the coding sequence ATGGCGAATATACATATCGGTATTTCCGGCTGGCGTTATGCTCCCTGGCGCGGCGACTTCTATCCCAAGGGGCTGACGCAGAAAAAGGAATTGCAGTTCGCCTCCCGGGCGGTAAGCAGCATCGAGATCAACGGCTCGTTCTATGCGCTGCAAACGCCCGAACGCTATACCGACTGGTATGCCGATACCCCCAAGGGTTTCGTCTTCAGCATCAAGGGCCCGCGCTACATAACCCATGTACGCAGGCTGCGCGAGGTGGAAAAACCCATCGCCAATTTCTTCGCCTCGGGCATCTTCCAGCTCAAGGAAAAACTAGGGCCGATACTCTGGCAGTTCCCGCCGTCGTTCAAGTTCGATCCCGAACTGTTCGAATCCTTCCTCCGTCAGCTGCCGCACGACACCGAAGCGGCGCTGGAGGTCGCCAAGGGCTGCGAGCCACGCATGGAGGGCCGCAGCTACCTGTCCATCGACCGCAAGCGCCGGCTGCGTCATGCGGTGGAAATCCGTAACGCAAGCTTCGTCGACCCCGCGTTCATCGACCTGCTGCGTAAATACAAGGTGGCGCTGGTGGTGGCCGATACCGCCGGCAAGTGGCCGCACCACGAAGACCTCACCAGCGACTTCGTCTACATCCGCCTGCATGGCGCGGAGGAGCTCTACACCAGCGGCTACACCGATGCGGCATTGGACGATTGGAGCCAACGCATCCAGCGTTGGAGCGAAGGCAGCCAGCCCGACGATGCGCGCCTGATCAGCGCGAGCAAGCTCCGGCCGCGCCAGTCGCGCGAGGTGTACTGCTATTTCGACAACGATGTGAAGGTCCGCGCGCCCTACGACGCACGGCAACTGCTGAGCCGGCTTGGCCTGGATAAACACCTGCAGGCCACCCCCGGCCAACTAGAAGGAGCATTGGTTTGA
- a CDS encoding LysR family transcriptional regulator: MLDRITSMRVFTRAATAGSLSAAARHLDMSPAMASKHVDALESRLGVKLFHRSTRRLSLTEAGSNYLEACQRILPEIEEAEASVASQRIEATGVLRMNVPLTFGTNYIAPLLPEFSRRHPAVKVELGLTDSRVDLIDGGWDMAVRIGRLEDSPMQARRLADCPLLVCASPRYLDERGVPRSVADLAQHNCLGYSLASLAAGKVWPFGRNAEVRIAVNGDLIANNGEALVAAAVGGQGVIYQPQFIVAGALRSGELVALELDQPCVGLGGIHVVYPPDRRPPAKVRVMIDYLVDAFSGAQPWALQSV; the protein is encoded by the coding sequence ATGCTCGACCGAATCACCAGCATGCGCGTCTTCACCCGCGCCGCTACGGCCGGCAGCCTCTCCGCCGCGGCACGTCACCTGGACATGTCACCGGCGATGGCCAGCAAGCATGTCGATGCGCTAGAGAGCCGGCTGGGGGTCAAGCTGTTTCACCGCAGCACCCGACGCCTCAGCCTTACCGAGGCTGGCAGCAACTACCTGGAAGCCTGCCAGCGCATCCTGCCGGAAATCGAGGAAGCCGAAGCCAGCGTTGCGTCCCAGCGGATCGAGGCAACTGGTGTGTTGCGCATGAACGTGCCGCTGACGTTCGGCACGAATTACATTGCCCCGCTGCTTCCGGAGTTCAGCCGCCGCCACCCGGCGGTGAAGGTAGAACTCGGCCTGACCGACAGCAGGGTCGATCTGATCGATGGCGGCTGGGACATGGCCGTGCGTATCGGCAGACTGGAAGACAGCCCCATGCAGGCCAGGCGGCTTGCCGATTGCCCGCTGCTGGTCTGTGCCTCGCCTCGTTACCTGGACGAGCGAGGCGTGCCGCGCAGCGTCGCCGATCTGGCACAGCACAACTGTCTGGGTTACAGCCTGGCGAGCCTCGCCGCAGGCAAGGTCTGGCCCTTTGGCCGCAATGCCGAGGTACGGATCGCAGTCAACGGTGACCTGATCGCCAACAACGGTGAAGCCTTGGTGGCCGCCGCGGTTGGTGGTCAGGGTGTGATCTACCAACCGCAGTTCATCGTCGCTGGGGCCCTGCGCAGCGGTGAGCTGGTTGCCCTGGAGCTGGACCAACCCTGCGTGGGGCTCGGCGGCATCCACGTGGTGTATCCACCAGACCGCCGCCCCCCGGCCAAGGTCCGGGTGATGATCGATTATCTGGTCGATGCCTTCTCCGGCGCTCAACCCTGGGCACTGCAGTCAGTTTGA